GGGATCAACGGCGGCTCGATGACCACCGGCGCCGGCGGCATTTCCATCGACGGGCGCGGCGGCATCGGCTCGGCGGGTGTCGTGGCGACGCTCTACGCGAGCGAATCGGGCTCGTCCGACCCCGTGATCCGCTCGGGCACGGGCGGCATATCGCTGGTGGGCAGCTCGCGCAGCTGGGCCACCGGCGACCCGGTCGGCCTCTACCGCGGCCAGCCCGATGAGTCCGGCACGGGCCTGGGCGGCGGCATCGGCGTGATCCTGTCGGGCGCCACCGTGGCCACGGGCGGGAACGTGCGCATCGACGGCGTCGGCGGCAACGTCCTCGGGCTGACGACGGCGCCCGGCAACGCCGAGTTCCTCTCGACGGCCGGGGGCGCCACCAACGAATTTCAAGTCGTCGTCGGCTCGGCCTTCTCGGCGGGCGACGGCGTGGCGATCCGCTCCAGCAGCATCGCGGCGGGCAGCGGCGGCGAGGTCAGCGTGGCCGGCACCGCAGGCAGCAAGGCCTTCACCATCGTCAACAACGGCGCGGGCACCCCGGTGGTCACGCAGAGCGCGGCAGATGCCTTCGCGGTCAATGTGGTGGCCGGCACAGGGCAGGGGCTGGCGGCCGAGGGCGGGCGCGTGTCCGTCGACGGCCGTGGCGGCGACGTGTCGCTTCGCATGGGCAGCGGTTTCCCGGTCCTCGGGTCGAATGCGCTGCTCTCGGTGGCCAGCGGCACCGGCCAGGGCGGCACCATCGGCGTGACGGGCCGCAACGTGGTCATCGAAGGCTACAACAATTTCGAAGGCACGCTGCGCTTCGCACGCCTGGATGCCAACGGCGCCGCGGGCGGCGGCACGATCGACATCTCGGCCACCAATGCGCTCGCGGTCGGCCAATACACCAGCCTGGAGGCCAATGTGGGCGGAGCCTCGGGCGACGGGGGCTCGATCCGGGTGATCGGGGGCGCCACGCTGCGCAGCCATGGCGGCCTCTCGGCGCGCGCCGGAACGGCGGGCGGCAATGGCGGCGCCATCGAGACCTCGGCGCCCCTGTTCGACCTTTCGGGCGTGCGGGTCGATGCCTCGGCGCCGGCAGGCACCGCGGGCACCTGGACCATCGACCCGTACAACGTGGCCATCAACCACGGCACCGCGGCCGGCACGCTGCCCGGCAACCCCTTCGACCCGGTTGCCGCGTCGATCGTGCTGGACGGCGACATCAACAATGCGCTGAACGCCAGCACCAGCGTCACCATCACCACCGGCAGCACCGGGCCCGTGGGGGCCGGCGCCATCACGCTGGGCAACGGCGTGGTGATCGATCGCACGGTGGGCGCGGCGCCGGTGAACTTCAGGCTCGACGCCAACACCAGCATCTTCGCCTTCGACCCGAACATCGCCATCCGATCGAACACCGCGGACCCGGCGGTCGGCGCGCTCAACGTCGCGTTCAACGCGGGCCTCGGCGCCGTGGGCGGGACGATCTTCTACAACGGCGCGATCGCGACCAACGGCGGCACGGTGTCGATGGATGCGAGTGCCGTGACCAACAGCGCGGCCATCACGCTGAACGGCGCGCGGATCGACACGCGCACCGCGCTCCTCGATGCCGGGCCGGGCGGCGCCGTGACGATCGCGGGCCGTTCCACCGCGAACTCCGCGTTCCTGAGTTCCCCCGTGGTGAGCCTGTCGGGCGCCACGGTCTCCACCGCCACCGGCGACGTGTCCATCTCGGGCATCGGCCTCAGGGGCAGCGGGGTCTCGATCAGCGGCACGCCGGGTACGCAGGGCGTGTTCACCACCGGCGGAAACATCGACATCGTCGGCGTGGGCAGCGGGGGCTTCTCCAGCACCGTGCCGGTGACCGGCAACGGCGTGGTCATCAACGGCGCCACCGTGCGCAGCGTCGATGGCGACATCGGCATCGACGGCCTGGTGCTGAGCGGAACCAACGATGCCACGGGCAGCGGCGTGCGGATCGCCAACGGCGGCCTGGTCACTTCGCTGGGCGCGGGCAACATCGAGGTCACGGGCGAATCGCAGGCCAACGGCGCCGGCGTGACGATCGCGGGCGTGGTCCCGCCGGGCCCGTTCGGCGGACCGTCGCAGCCAGCCGGCCGCATCGACGGCAACAGCAACGTGGTGCTGCGCGCCGCCAACGACGGCACGACCGACGCGCTGGTGATCGGCGGCACGGTGCGCGCGGCCAACGTGCTCGACCTGCGCCCCGGTGGCGTGGATGCCGCGGGCAACGCGGGCGACCGCACCGCCAGTGCCATCACGCTGGGCGGCACGGCGGCCACCGGCTTCGCGGTCTCGGCCGACGAGTTCACGCGGCTCTCGGCCGCCACCATCGTGGCGGGGAGCAATGCGCACGCCGGCAACATCGACGTGGTGGGGCGGCTGGCGCTGGCCTCGGCCCTGACCCTGCAGAACGGCGGGGGCGGCAACATCCAGCTCAACGGCGCCATCACCACCTCGCAGCTCGGGCTGGTGAGCGCCGGCAACATCGGCCAGGCCGCCGATGCGGCCATCACGGCGGGAACGCTGCTCGCACGCTCGACCGGCGGCAATGTGCTGCTCGAGAGCGCGGGCAACAACGTCGCCGCAGTGGGCGGCAGCGCCGCGGGCCGCTTCGCATATGTCGATGCCGACGCGGTGACGCTGGGGCCGGTGTCGGTCACGGGCTTCGATGCCGCGTCGAACACGCCGCAGCTGATCTCGGCCACGTCGATGGCCGCGGACTCGGTGTTGGTCCGCACGCTGGCCGGCGACCTCACGCTGGCGGTGCCGGTGTCCAGCGCTTCGGGCACCGACCTGGTGGCCGCGGCGCGGTTCCAGAACGCGGGGGGCGGCAGCATCGCGGGCGCCAACTGGCGTGTCTGGGCCGACACCTGGGTGGGCGAAACGCGCGGCGGCCTCGCCGGCTCGGGCCTGTACCCCAACCTGTACCACTGCGCGTACCTGGGCCTGTGCACCGTGAACGTGCCGGCCGGTGCCAACCACTTCATCTATGCGCAGCAGCCGGAGGCCACGGTGGTCATCGACAGTGTGGTGCGCGGCTTCGGGCGGCCCAACCCGCTGTTCACCTACAGCATCACCGGGCTGATCCTCGGCGACACCGGCGTCGGCTTCACCGGCACGCCGACCACGGCGGCCTTCCTGGGCAGCCCGCCGGGGTTCTATGCGATCAACGGCAGCTTCACCTCGGCCGAGGGCTATGCCGTGCGCGTGGTGCCCGGCCAGCTCCAGGTGACCGGACTTCCGCGGCTGCCCAGCGTGGACGTGGTACGCGAGCAGCCGACCACTTGGCTGTACGACCGCAACATCGGCCAGGCGCCGATCTGCTTTGCCACCGGTCCGCTCGAGGGCGACCGTGCGCAGCAGGGCGGCGACCTGCTGGCGCGCGAATGGTCGCGCGTGCGCTCGCGGCCGAACCTCACCAGCTGCGTGGACACCGAGAAGCGCAACGGCTGCGCCGACTTCTAGGGCGCGCCCGGCGTGCCGCGTGCCGCCAGCGCGCGGCCGAAGTGGCCGGTGTAGGTGCGCATGCCCTGGTGCGCGAGGTCGGAGTGGGCATCGATGAAGACCTTGCCGCCGATGGATTGCCAACGGCGGCAGAAGGCAAAGTCCTCGGCCAGGTAGGGGCCGTTGCCCGGTTCGGCGAGCACGTCGAAGAAGCGGTAGTGGACACGGCCGCGCTCGGCCGGGTCGGCATCGCGGTCGGGCGTGTAGCGCAGCTCGGGGTAGGCCGCGGCCATGCGCTCGAAGACCGAGCGCGCGATGAGCATGAAGCCCGTGGGCGCGTCGCGCATCTCGATGAAACCGTCGGCATCGATCACCATGGTGGTGCCGAGCGCATTGGCGGCAAAGCGGGCATGACGGGCCTCGAAGTCCTGCCGCGTGCTGCCGGCCGGCAGCGGCGCCTGCAATCCGGCGTCGGGCCAGCCGTCGGTCTTGTGCGGATAGATCCCGGCCACCACGTCGCGGCCCGACAGCAGCAGCCGCAATGCGGCGTCGGGCTGGAAGCCGATGTCGGCATCGATCCAGAACAGGTGCGTCCAGCGCGTGTCGGCCATGAACTCGGCCACCAGGCGGTTGCGTGCGCGGGTGATGAGGCTGTCGCCGTCGAGGAAGCGCGTCTGCATCGAGAAGCCATGCGTCCAGGCCAGGTCGACCAGGCCGAGCAGGCTGCGCACATAGAGGCTGGCCATGCTGCCGCTGTGGCTGGGGGTGGCGACGAAGGGGCGGATGTCTTTCAGTGCGGCAAGGTCGAGCATCGGCTGCGGTGGTTCGTCGGATGGCGGCTCAGGCCGGCGCGGGCGCATGCCGGCGCGTGGTGAGCAATGCGCGCAGCTTGGCCGGTGCGACCGGTTTGGTCAACAGCATCACGCCGCCGTGGCGCAGGCGCTGCAGCACCTCGGGCCCGGTGGCGCCGGAGACGAGCACCGCGAGCGCGTCGGGCTGCAGCCGCTTGGCGGCCGTGATCACGTCCATGCCGTCGTCGTCGCCGGCCAGTTGCAGGTCACACAGCACGGCGTCGAAATGCAGGTCGCCCGTGCCCAGCCGCGCGATGGCCTCGGCCCCGGTGGACACGCATTCGACCTGGCAACCCCACTGCTCCAGCAGGGCGCGGCTGCCGTCCAGGATCGCCGGGTCGTCGTCGATCACCATGCAGTGCAGGCCCGCCAGCGGCGTGAGCGCCACGGGCGCGGGCTCGGGCGTGGCGGCTTCGTCGGCGCGGGCCGCGGGCAGGGTGAGCGCGAAGGTGCTGCCCGCCTGCAGCGCCGAGCGCACCGTGATGCGGGTGCCGAGCAGCGCGGCAATGCGCGCGCAGATCGCCAGGCCCAGGCCGAAGCCGCGGCGGCGGTCGCGCTCGGTGTTGGTCACCTGGTAGAACTCCTCGAAGATTCGGCCCTGGTGGATGGGTGCGATGCCCACGCCGTTGTCGCGCACCTCGATGCGCACCTTGTCGCCGTCCTTGCGGCCGCGGCGCGCGGCCACCAGCACGGTGCCACCCGCGGGCGCATGGCGCAGCGCGTTGGCCACCAGGTTGCCCACGATGCGCTGCAGCAGCGCCGCGTCGCTGCGCACCGCCAGGCCGCGGTCGCTCCAGCGCAGCCGCACGCGGGTTTCCGAGGCGGTGGGCGCATGCTGCGCATCGAGCTGGTCGAACAGCGCAGCCAGCGGCACCTTGCCGATCGCCGGTGTCAGCACCTGCGCATCGAGCCGCGAGATTTCCAGCAGGTCGTCCAGCAGCACGCCCATGAACTCGGTACTCTCCTGCAGGCGCAGCACGGCCGGGCGCTGCGCGGGGCTCGCGCCCGGCAGCAGGCCATCGATGAAAAGGCCCATGGCGTGCAGCGGCTGGCGCAGGTCGTGGCTGGCGGCGGCCAGGAACCGTGCGCGCGAGAGCGCCGCCTGCTCGGCCTCGGCCATGCGCTGCAGCGCCACGGCCGTGGCTTCGCGCACGCGCTCCTCGCTGATGCGGCGGTTGCTCTGCAGGCGCTCGGCCAGCCGGTCGATGTCGCGCGCGAGCACGGCGAGCTCGTGCGAGTCGTTCTCTGCAGAGGCCGGCGGCGCACTGTGCGCATCGCCCTCGACCACGTCGCAGCGCGCCTCGAAGTGGCCCGCCTCCAGCGCGGCCACGGTGCGCGAGACGCGGCGCAGCGGCCTTGCCACGGTGCGTGCCATGTGGCGCACCGACGCCCAGGCCGCGAGCAGCGCGACCAGCGCGATGCCGATGCCCGCGAAGAGCGAGCGGCTGCGCTCGCGCGCATAGGCGGTGGTGTCGCGAAAGGTCTGCACCAGCCCGATGGGCGTCTCGCCCCCCGCGGTGGAGCCCGCGGGCGCGAAGGCGTTGGCGCGCGAGGCCTCCCGCAGCGTGACCGGCGAGGTGAACATGCGCAGCTGCGCGAGCGACGAGGCCTTGGGCCCGGCCGTCACGAAGATGCCGGCGCTGTTGCTGATCTCGACGCGCATCACCTGGCCGCCGCGCAGCGCGGCATTGGCCACGTTCTGCAGCGCCGGCAGGTCGCCGGCATAGAGGCT
The Variovorax sp. OAS795 genome window above contains:
- a CDS encoding filamentous hemagglutinin N-terminal domain-containing protein; amino-acid sequence: MTPRGTAIHLQRRMRLRPLALSLACMGLAPALAQTLPTGFAQMAGNVCLAMGGACVPGMTQAPLGATTLNIMQNSPRAVAQWQTFGVPFGSAVVVTQPSASSVLLNRVVGGQESRIMGSLSATGHVYLINPSGVLFGAQSSVSVGGLVASTLDIAGSAADNFKARNDAFMAGGVLNTGTQRMELTLSGSSPAGITVEKGAQIVAGSGEGDSRTGGLVALVGANVSNSGTINVARGTAGLVSGNEVVMVVDPMGDGLTTFRIPTTSKAATALVENTADGTIRADGGRIQLLAQSVNPADVVVNQGGVLQARSLTVDRGGEILLGAPSNAMRIAGTLDVTGTEAGVTGGSVQSVSDRLRVDGASIDASGSSGGSVTLIGGTAATMSPDAVIRANATVAGGTGGRIGLGGDGTHLSGRLEARGLGSGAGGNVTLVAGIAAGSLEVAGDAVVDASGGESGANGKWRMVSGPDLNVVTDVPAYDPAAYPVGGLPSRVSAQAIGGALGRGTDVVLESSAGRFVEGRLTTGGFGVVFDSDAQVVKSEGRASTLTVNSLRSIGMSNGSSIRSTAGALNVDFNADSKGTVPSELPEILSTNDARSAGGIYLNNASIESGGGDIRFYGQTDPLNGRARGDVLTFEVGSFALPGVGLTNSTLSTCAVGTGGACGGTGLISLRGHGETVRLNESNFFLSGVGVGINGGSMTTGAGGISIDGRGGIGSAGVVATLYASESGSSDPVIRSGTGGISLVGSSRSWATGDPVGLYRGQPDESGTGLGGGIGVILSGATVATGGNVRIDGVGGNVLGLTTAPGNAEFLSTAGGATNEFQVVVGSAFSAGDGVAIRSSSIAAGSGGEVSVAGTAGSKAFTIVNNGAGTPVVTQSAADAFAVNVVAGTGQGLAAEGGRVSVDGRGGDVSLRMGSGFPVLGSNALLSVASGTGQGGTIGVTGRNVVIEGYNNFEGTLRFARLDANGAAGGGTIDISATNALAVGQYTSLEANVGGASGDGGSIRVIGGATLRSHGGLSARAGTAGGNGGAIETSAPLFDLSGVRVDASAPAGTAGTWTIDPYNVAINHGTAAGTLPGNPFDPVAASIVLDGDINNALNASTSVTITTGSTGPVGAGAITLGNGVVIDRTVGAAPVNFRLDANTSIFAFDPNIAIRSNTADPAVGALNVAFNAGLGAVGGTIFYNGAIATNGGTVSMDASAVTNSAAITLNGARIDTRTALLDAGPGGAVTIAGRSTANSAFLSSPVVSLSGATVSTATGDVSISGIGLRGSGVSISGTPGTQGVFTTGGNIDIVGVGSGGFSSTVPVTGNGVVINGATVRSVDGDIGIDGLVLSGTNDATGSGVRIANGGLVTSLGAGNIEVTGESQANGAGVTIAGVVPPGPFGGPSQPAGRIDGNSNVVLRAANDGTTDALVIGGTVRAANVLDLRPGGVDAAGNAGDRTASAITLGGTAATGFAVSADEFTRLSAATIVAGSNAHAGNIDVVGRLALASALTLQNGGGGNIQLNGAITTSQLGLVSAGNIGQAADAAITAGTLLARSTGGNVLLESAGNNVAAVGGSAAGRFAYVDADAVTLGPVSVTGFDAASNTPQLISATSMAADSVLVRTLAGDLTLAVPVSSASGTDLVAAARFQNAGGGSIAGANWRVWADTWVGETRGGLAGSGLYPNLYHCAYLGLCTVNVPAGANHFIYAQQPEATVVIDSVVRGFGRPNPLFTYSITGLILGDTGVGFTGTPTTAAFLGSPPGFYAINGSFTSAEGYAVRVVPGQLQVTGLPRLPSVDVVREQPTTWLYDRNIGQAPICFATGPLEGDRAQQGGDLLAREWSRVRSRPNLTSCVDTEKRNGCADF
- a CDS encoding ATP-binding protein, translating into MSEQLPPEGTRADIAPPPPHSAPKLVVRGNLQRDLFRLGVVPCAAVALALTGWFTHSRLQTLEAAFDAEGQAVARQVAAMSDLSLYAGDLPALQNVANAALRGGQVMRVEISNSAGIFVTAGPKASSLAQLRMFTSPVTLREASRANAFAPAGSTAGGETPIGLVQTFRDTTAYARERSRSLFAGIGIALVALLAAWASVRHMARTVARPLRRVSRTVAALEAGHFEARCDVVEGDAHSAPPASAENDSHELAVLARDIDRLAERLQSNRRISEERVREATAVALQRMAEAEQAALSRARFLAAASHDLRQPLHAMGLFIDGLLPGASPAQRPAVLRLQESTEFMGVLLDDLLEISRLDAQVLTPAIGKVPLAALFDQLDAQHAPTASETRVRLRWSDRGLAVRSDAALLQRIVGNLVANALRHAPAGGTVLVAARRGRKDGDKVRIEVRDNGVGIAPIHQGRIFEEFYQVTNTERDRRRGFGLGLAICARIAALLGTRITVRSALQAGSTFALTLPAARADEAATPEPAPVALTPLAGLHCMVIDDDPAILDGSRALLEQWGCQVECVSTGAEAIARLGTGDLHFDAVLCDLQLAGDDDGMDVITAAKRLQPDALAVLVSGATGPEVLQRLRHGGVMLLTKPVAPAKLRALLTTRRHAPAPA